The Solea senegalensis isolate Sse05_10M linkage group LG4, IFAPA_SoseM_1, whole genome shotgun sequence genome includes a region encoding these proteins:
- the LOC122768110 gene encoding dihydropyridine-sensitive L-type skeletal muscle calcium channel subunit alpha-1-like isoform X2 encodes MSRFLEYHHFKENLAQSFFLEAEMADSSSPPLSSYIMDEETLKRKQKEKLKKLMATGGNPRPARSLLFLSLKNPFRKACISIVEWKPFEIIILLAIFANCVALAVYLPMPEEDSNNTNSNLESLEYIFLIIFSIECFLKIVAYGFLFHADAYLRNCWNILDFVCVSVGLFTVAVDAINHLSGVEAPVGEKGGGFDMKALRAFRVLRPLRLVSGVPSLQVVMNSILKSLLPLFHITLLVLFMVTIYSIMGLELFKCKMHKTCYYKGTNIIATVENEKPAPCAQAGNGRRCGINGTECRAGWPGPNNGITHFDNLGFAMLTVYQCITTQGWTDVLYWVNDAIGMEWPWIFFTTLILVGSFFVLNLVLGVLSGEFTKEREKAKSRGEFQKLRETQQLDEDLKGYMEWITHAEVIDNDQEGQGLLHTENGGLETGSVGKMDTMQLIIYYYKLARKWNRWLRRKCRVYVKSRLFYWWVIMLVFLNTLAIATEHHKQSQKITNWQDNANKLLLSMFAIEMFMKMYALGLPSYFMSLFNRFDCFVVSTGIMELILVHMGVMSVMGISVLRCIRLLRLLKVSRYWTSLSNLVASLLNSVRSIACLLLLLFLFIVIFSLLGMQVFGGKFNFPNQTKPRSTFDSFPQALITVFQILTGEDWNAVMYDGIMAHGGPSMPGILVSIYFIILFVCGNFILLNVFLAIAVDNLAEAESLTLAQKEKAEEKNRKKALRASIPDKVSEEKANLAKKLAEQRAKGIECMPTTAKLKIDEFESNVNEIKDPFPPADFPGDDEEEDPDIPESPRPRPMADLQLKEEAVPMPEASSFFIFGPQNKFRKLCHRIINATTFTNIILLFILLSSVSLAAEDPIDPMSFRNQVLAYADIVFTSVFTAEIVLKMTTYGAILHKGSFCRNSFNILDLLVVSVSLLSMGMESSAISVVKILRVLRVLRPLRAINRAKGLKHVVQCVFVAVKTIGNIVLVTMLLDFMFACIGVQLFKGKFYACTDPDKMTEEICKGSYIRYQEEALHEMVVRDRKWTNSELNFDNIFNGMLTLFTISTFEGWPKILYKAIDSNLEDKGPVYNNRVAISIFFIVYLILIAFFMMNIFVGFVIVTFQEQGEQEYKNCELDKNQRQCVQYALKARPLRCYIPKNPYQYQVWYIVTSCYFEYLMFLLIMLNTMCLGMQHCNQSAHVTHLSDMLNMIFTVLFTVEMILKLMAFKAKGYFGDPWNVFDFVIVIGSVVDVMLSEIDAALASSGGLYCLHGCAAVDPMQAIASSENMSVSITFFRLFRVMRLVKLLNRSEGIRNLLWTFIKSLQALPYVALLILMLFFIYAVVGMQIFGKIALVDGTYINRNNNFQTFPQAVLLLFRCATGEAWHEVMLGCMYGKRCDPKSDYLPGEEYTCGSNFAIIYFMSFYMLCAFLIINLFVAVIMDNFDYLTRDWSILGPQHLDEFKKIWAEYDPEATGRIKHLDVVTLLRRIPPPLGFGKFCPHRIACKRLVSMNMPLNSDGTVTFNATLFALVRTALKIKTEGNFEKANEELRAIIKKIWKRTSMKLLDQVIPPIGDDEVTVGKFYATFLIQDYFRKLKKRQEEYYGYRPTKKSATHEIQAGLRNIEEEAAPELHRTISGDLITEEDMDRAIDETAEETPFRNKTMLFDCGNMETGRPSQRTWRTLMKDGDP; translated from the exons ATTTCTGGAATACCACCACTTCAAGGAAAACTTGGCACAATCGTTTTTTCTTGAAGCAGAAATGGCAGACAGCAGCAGTCCCCCGTTGTCATCCTACATCATGGATGAGGAAACgctgaagagaaaacaaaaggagaagcTAAAGAAGTTGATGGCGACGGGGGGCAACCCAAGACCTGCTCGCTCTCTCCTTTTCTTGTCACTGAAAAATCCTTTCCGCAAGGCGTGCATCAGTATTGTGGAGTGGAA ACCTTTTGAGATCATCATCCTACTGGCCATCTTTGCCAACTGTGTGGCTCTGGCTGTGTACTTGCCCATGCCTGAGGAAGACAGCAACAACACCAACAGCAACCTG gAAAGCCTGGAGTACatcttcctcatcatcttctCTATCGAGTGTTTCCTGAAGATTGTTGCCTATGGATTTCTATTCCACGCTGACGCATATTTAAGAAACTGCTGGAACATTTTGGACTTCGTTTGTGTATCTGTTGG GCttttcactgtggctgtggatGCCATTAACCACCTCAGTGGAGTGGAGGCTCCAGTAGGTGAAAAGGGTGGTGGCTTTGACATGAAAGCTTTGCGTGCATTCAGAGTACTTCGACCTCTGAGACTGGTCTCTGGAGTCCCCA GTTTGCAAGTGGTGATGAACTCCATTCTGAAGTCCCTGCTGCCACTCTTTCACATCACTTTGCTGGTCCTTTTCATGGTCACCATTTACTCTATAATGGGTCTGGAGCTCTTCAAGTGCAAAATGCACAAGACCTGCTACTACAAAGGCACAA ACATAATTGCAACAGTGGAGAATGAAAAGCCTGCTCCATGTGCTCAAGCGGGAAACGGTCGCCGTTGTGGCATAAATGGCACAGAGTGTCGTGCTGGTTGGCCAGGCCCAAACAATGGAATCACCCACTTTGACAACCTAGGCTTTGCTATGTTGACTGTCTACCAGTGTATCACCACACAAGGGTGGACTGATGTCCTGTACTGG GTAAATGATGCTATAGGAATGGAATGGCCATGGATTTTTTTCACCACCCTCATCCTGGTTGGCTCCTTCTTTGTGCTCAACCTGGTTCTGGGTGTGCTCAGTGG TGAATTCACAAAAGAGCGAGAGAAGGCCAAGTCACGTGGAGAGTTTCAAAAGCtaagagaaacacagcagctaGATGAGGATCTCAAAGGTTATATGGAGTGGATTACTCATGCTGAGGTCATTGACAATGACCAGGAGGGACAGG GTCTGCTCCACACGGAGAATGGAGGATTGGAGACGGGAAGTGTAGGAAAAATGGATACAATGCAGCTGATCATCTATTACTA TAAGTTGGCCCGTAAGTGGAATCGATGGTTAAGGCGTAAATGCAGAGTGTATGTGAAGTCCAGACTGTTCTACTGGTGGGTGATCATGCTCGTCTTTCTCAATACATTGGCCATCGCAACAGAACACCACAAGCAGTCTCAGAAAATCACAAACTGGCAAG ACAATGCCAATAAGCTACTGCTGTCTATGTTTGCCATTGAGATGTTCATGAAGATGTATGCTCTTGGCTTGCCCTCATACTTCATGTCCCTCTTCAACCGCTTTGACTGCTTTGTGGTGTCTACTGGTATTATGGAGCTCATTCTTGTCCACATGGGCGTCATGTCAGTCATGGGTATCTCTGTGCTCCGCTGCATACGTCTCCTCCGTCTGCTTAAAGTCAGTAG ATACTGGACGTCTCTCAGTAATCTGGTGGCTTCCCTCTTGAACTCGGTCCGTTCCATTGCctgtttgctgctgctcctcttccttttcattGTCATCTTCTCCCTGCTGGGTATGCAGGTATTTGGAGGGAAGTTCAACTTTCCCAATCAAACCAAACCGCGCAGCACCTTTGACAGCTTTCCTCAGGCCCTCATTACAGTGTTCCAG atcCTGACAGGTGAAGACTGGAATGCCGTCATGTATGATGGTATTATGGCTCATGGTGGACCTAGCATGCCCGGAATACTAGTCAGTATCTACTTCATCATCCTCTTCGTCTGTGGAAATT TCATCCTCCTAAATGTCTTCCTGGCCATTGCTGTTGATAATTTGGCAGAGGCGGAGTCTTTGACTTTAGCACAGAAGgagaaagcagaggaaaagaaTCGCAAGAAAGCACTCAG GGCAAGCATACCTGATAAAGTATCAGAAGAGAAAGCAAACCTGGCGAAGAAGTTGGCTGAGCAAAGGGCTAAAGGCATCGAGTGCATGCCTACCACTGCCAAG CTCAAGATCGATGAGTTTGAGTCAAACGTCAATGAGATTAAGGACCCTTTCCCTCCAGCAGACTTTCCAG gtgatgatgaggaagaggacccTGATATACCAGAAAGCCCCAGACCTCGTCCAATGGCAGATCTGCAGTTGAAGGAGGAAGCCGTGCCGATGCCAGAAGCcagttctttttttatctttggaCCTCAGAACAA GTTCCGGAAGCTCTGCCATCGTATTATTAATGCAACCACCTTCACCaacatcatcctcctcttcatcctgctGTCATCGGTTTCTTTAGCGGCTGAGGATCCCATTGACCCTATGTCTTTCAGGAACCAG GTGTTGGCCTATGCTGATATAGTCTTCACTTCGGTGTTCACAGCAGAAATTGTGCTCAAG ATGACAACATACGGGGCCATTCTTCACAAAGGGTCCTTCTGCAGGAACTCCTTTAACATCTTGGATCTTCTGGTGGTCAGTGTGTCTCTCCTCTCAATGGGCATGGA ATCCAGTGCCATCTCAGTGGTGAAAATTCTCAGAGTGTTGAGGGTGCTTCGACCCTTGAGGGCTATAAACAGAGCCAAGGGACTGAAG CATgtagttcagtgtgtgtttgtggctgtgaAGACCATCGGAAACATTGTACTGGTCACCATGCTTCTAGACTTCATGTTTGCCTGCATTGGAGTCCAACTTTTCAAA GGCAAGTTCTATGCCTGTACGGATCCTGACAAAATGACTGAGGAAATATGCAA AGGTTCCTACATACGGTACCAGGAAGAAGCACTTCATGAAATGGTGGTCCGTGACAGGAAATGGACCAACTCTGAACTAAACTTTGATAACATCTTCAATGGCATGCTGACTCTCTTCACCATTTCTACCTTTGAAGGATGGCCAAA GATACTCTATAAAGCTATTGATTCAAACTTAGAGGACAAAGGCCCAGTATACAACAACCGAGTGGCCATCTCCATCTTCTTTATCGTCTACCTCATCCTCATCGCCTTCTTCATGATGAACATATTTGTGGGCTTCGTCATCGTTACCTTCCAGGAGCAAGGAGAGCAAGAATATAAGAACTGTGAGCTGGACAAAAACCAG CGCCAGTGTGTGCAGTATGCACTTAAAGCTCGACCACTGCGATGTTATATTCCCAAGAACCCCTACCAGTATCAAGTTTGGTACATCGTCACTTCCTGCTACTTTGAGTACCTTATGTTCCTGCTTATTATGCTGAACACCATGTGTCTGGGAATGCAG CACTGCAACCAGTCAGCCCATGTTACTCACCTGTCTGACATGCTGAACATGATCTTCACTGTGCTCTTCACTGTGGAGATGATCCTCAAACTCATGGCTTTCAAAGCCAAG GGTTACTTTGGAGATCCCTGGAatgtttttgactttgtcaTCGTCATTGGAAGTGTTGTGGATGTGATGCTGAGTGAAATTGAT GCAGCACTGGCCTCCTCTGGAGGACTTTACTGTCTCCATGGCTGTGCT GCAGTGGATCCCATGCAAGCAATTGCT TCTTCTGAGAACATGAGTGTGTCAATCACATTCTTCAGACTGTTTCGCGTAATGCGTCTGGTGAAACTGTTGAATCGCTCCGAGGGAATAAGGAACCTTCTGTGGACCTTCATCAAATCCCTTCAG gCTCTTCCTTATGTAGCACTGCTCATCCTTATGCTGTTCTTCATATACGCTGTGGTTGGAATGCAG ATATTTGGTAAAATTGCATTGGTTGATGGAACATACATCAACAGGAACAACAACTTTCAGACATTCCCACAGGCTGTGCTCCTTTTATTCAG ATGTGCCACAGGGGAGGCCTGGCATGAAGTCATGTTAGGGTGCATGTATGGGAAGAGGTGTGACCCCAAGTCCGATTACCTGCCTGGGGAAGAATACACGTGCGGATCCAACTTTGCCATCATCTACTTCATGAGTTTCTACATGCTCTGTGCCTTTTTg ATCATTAACCTGTTTGTGGCTGTCATCATGGATAACTTTGACTACTTGACACGGGATTGGTCCATTCTTGGTCCTCAGCACTTGGATGAGTTTAAGAAAATCTGGGCTGAATATGACCCTGAAGCTAC AGGTCGTATTAAGCACCTTGATGTGGTGACACTTCTACGGAGAATACCTCCACCTTTAGGATTTGGCAAGTTTTGTCCACATCGCATTGCCTGCAAG AGGTTGGTCTCCATGAACATGCCCCTCAACAGTGATGGAACTGTAACCTTCAATGCCACACTATTTGCCCTGGTTAGAACTGCactgaaaataaagacagaag gtAACTTTGAAAAAGCCAACGAGGAGCTGAGGgcaataataaagaaaatctgGAAGCGCACTAGTATGAAACTACTGGATCAAGTCATCCCTCCTATTGGAG ATGATGAGGTGACAGTGGGAAAGTTCTATGCCACTTTCTTAATCCAGGATTATTTTAGGAAATTGAAAAAGAGACAGGAAGAGTACTATGGCTACAGGCCCACCAAGAAAAGTGCTACCCATGAAATACAG GCAGGACTGAGGAATATTGAGGAAGAGGCAGCTCCAGAACTCCATAGGACCATTTCTGGAGACCTAATAACTGAAGAAGACATGGACCGAGCAATTGATGAAACTGCTGAGGAGACACCCTTCAGG aataaaACTATGCTCTTTGATTGTGGCAACATGGAGACTGGAAGACCTTCTCAACGGACGTGGAGGACTTTGATGAAAGACGGTGATCCTTGA
- the LOC122768110 gene encoding dihydropyridine-sensitive L-type skeletal muscle calcium channel subunit alpha-1-like isoform X4, producing the protein MADSSSPPLSSYIMDEETLKRKQKEKLKKLMATGGNPRPARSLLFLSLKNPFRKACISIVEWKPFEIIILLAIFANCVALAVYLPMPEEDSNNTNSNLESLEYIFLIIFSIECFLKIVAYGFLFHADAYLRNCWNILDFVCVSVGLFTVAVDAINHLSGVEAPVGEKGGGFDMKALRAFRVLRPLRLVSGVPSLQVVMNSILKSLLPLFHITLLVLFMVTIYSIMGLELFKCKMHKTCYYKGTNIIATVENEKPAPCAQAGNGRRCGINGTECRAGWPGPNNGITHFDNLGFAMLTVYQCITTQGWTDVLYWVNDAIGMEWPWIFFTTLILVGSFFVLNLVLGVLSGEFTKEREKAKSRGEFQKLRETQQLDEDLKGYMEWITHAEVIDNDQEGQGLLHTENGGLETGSVGKMDTMQLIIYYYKLARKWNRWLRRKCRVYVKSRLFYWWVIMLVFLNTLAIATEHHKQSQKITNWQDNANKLLLSMFAIEMFMKMYALGLPSYFMSLFNRFDCFVVSTGIMELILVHMGVMSVMGISVLRCIRLLRLLKVSRYWTSLSNLVASLLNSVRSIACLLLLLFLFIVIFSLLGMQVFGGKFNFPNQTKPRSTFDSFPQALITVFQILTGEDWNAVMYDGIMAHGGPSMPGILVSIYFIILFVCGNFILLNVFLAIAVDNLAEAESLTLAQKEKAEEKNRKKALRASIPDKVSEEKANLAKKLAEQRAKGIECMPTTAKLKIDEFESNVNEIKDPFPPADFPGDDEEEDPDIPESPRPRPMADLQLKEEAVPMPEASSFFIFGPQNKFRKLCHRIINATTFTNIILLFILLSSVSLAAEDPIDPMSFRNQVLAYADIVFTSVFTAEIVLKMTTYGAILHKGSFCRNSFNILDLLVVSVSLLSMGMESSAISVVKILRVLRVLRPLRAINRAKGLKHVVQCVFVAVKTIGNIVLVTMLLDFMFACIGVQLFKGKFYACTDPDKMTEEICKGSYIRYQEEALHEMVVRDRKWTNSELNFDNIFNGMLTLFTISTFEGWPKILYKAIDSNLEDKGPVYNNRVAISIFFIVYLILIAFFMMNIFVGFVIVTFQEQGEQEYKNCELDKNQRQCVQYALKARPLRCYIPKNPYQYQVWYIVTSCYFEYLMFLLIMLNTMCLGMQHCNQSAHVTHLSDMLNMIFTVLFTVEMILKLMAFKAKGYFGDPWNVFDFVIVIGSVVDVMLSEIDAALASSGGLYCLHGCAAVDPMQAIASSENMSVSITFFRLFRVMRLVKLLNRSEGIRNLLWTFIKSLQALPYVALLILMLFFIYAVVGMQIFGKIALVDGTYINRNNNFQTFPQAVLLLFRCATGEAWHEVMLGCMYGKRCDPKSDYLPGEEYTCGSNFAIIYFMSFYMLCAFLIINLFVAVIMDNFDYLTRDWSILGPQHLDEFKKIWAEYDPEATGRIKHLDVVTLLRRIPPPLGFGKFCPHRIACKRLVSMNMPLNSDGTVTFNATLFALVRTALKIKTEGNFEKANEELRAIIKKIWKRTSMKLLDQVIPPIGDDEVTVGKFYATFLIQDYFRKLKKRQEEYYGYRPTKKSATHEIQAGLRNIEEEAAPELHRTISGDLITEEDMDRAIDETAEETPFRRHSLFGNHSDPFFVEASGNQATHQRPLQMAEGVMNSII; encoded by the exons ATGGCAGACAGCAGCAGTCCCCCGTTGTCATCCTACATCATGGATGAGGAAACgctgaagagaaaacaaaaggagaagcTAAAGAAGTTGATGGCGACGGGGGGCAACCCAAGACCTGCTCGCTCTCTCCTTTTCTTGTCACTGAAAAATCCTTTCCGCAAGGCGTGCATCAGTATTGTGGAGTGGAA ACCTTTTGAGATCATCATCCTACTGGCCATCTTTGCCAACTGTGTGGCTCTGGCTGTGTACTTGCCCATGCCTGAGGAAGACAGCAACAACACCAACAGCAACCTG gAAAGCCTGGAGTACatcttcctcatcatcttctCTATCGAGTGTTTCCTGAAGATTGTTGCCTATGGATTTCTATTCCACGCTGACGCATATTTAAGAAACTGCTGGAACATTTTGGACTTCGTTTGTGTATCTGTTGG GCttttcactgtggctgtggatGCCATTAACCACCTCAGTGGAGTGGAGGCTCCAGTAGGTGAAAAGGGTGGTGGCTTTGACATGAAAGCTTTGCGTGCATTCAGAGTACTTCGACCTCTGAGACTGGTCTCTGGAGTCCCCA GTTTGCAAGTGGTGATGAACTCCATTCTGAAGTCCCTGCTGCCACTCTTTCACATCACTTTGCTGGTCCTTTTCATGGTCACCATTTACTCTATAATGGGTCTGGAGCTCTTCAAGTGCAAAATGCACAAGACCTGCTACTACAAAGGCACAA ACATAATTGCAACAGTGGAGAATGAAAAGCCTGCTCCATGTGCTCAAGCGGGAAACGGTCGCCGTTGTGGCATAAATGGCACAGAGTGTCGTGCTGGTTGGCCAGGCCCAAACAATGGAATCACCCACTTTGACAACCTAGGCTTTGCTATGTTGACTGTCTACCAGTGTATCACCACACAAGGGTGGACTGATGTCCTGTACTGG GTAAATGATGCTATAGGAATGGAATGGCCATGGATTTTTTTCACCACCCTCATCCTGGTTGGCTCCTTCTTTGTGCTCAACCTGGTTCTGGGTGTGCTCAGTGG TGAATTCACAAAAGAGCGAGAGAAGGCCAAGTCACGTGGAGAGTTTCAAAAGCtaagagaaacacagcagctaGATGAGGATCTCAAAGGTTATATGGAGTGGATTACTCATGCTGAGGTCATTGACAATGACCAGGAGGGACAGG GTCTGCTCCACACGGAGAATGGAGGATTGGAGACGGGAAGTGTAGGAAAAATGGATACAATGCAGCTGATCATCTATTACTA TAAGTTGGCCCGTAAGTGGAATCGATGGTTAAGGCGTAAATGCAGAGTGTATGTGAAGTCCAGACTGTTCTACTGGTGGGTGATCATGCTCGTCTTTCTCAATACATTGGCCATCGCAACAGAACACCACAAGCAGTCTCAGAAAATCACAAACTGGCAAG ACAATGCCAATAAGCTACTGCTGTCTATGTTTGCCATTGAGATGTTCATGAAGATGTATGCTCTTGGCTTGCCCTCATACTTCATGTCCCTCTTCAACCGCTTTGACTGCTTTGTGGTGTCTACTGGTATTATGGAGCTCATTCTTGTCCACATGGGCGTCATGTCAGTCATGGGTATCTCTGTGCTCCGCTGCATACGTCTCCTCCGTCTGCTTAAAGTCAGTAG ATACTGGACGTCTCTCAGTAATCTGGTGGCTTCCCTCTTGAACTCGGTCCGTTCCATTGCctgtttgctgctgctcctcttccttttcattGTCATCTTCTCCCTGCTGGGTATGCAGGTATTTGGAGGGAAGTTCAACTTTCCCAATCAAACCAAACCGCGCAGCACCTTTGACAGCTTTCCTCAGGCCCTCATTACAGTGTTCCAG atcCTGACAGGTGAAGACTGGAATGCCGTCATGTATGATGGTATTATGGCTCATGGTGGACCTAGCATGCCCGGAATACTAGTCAGTATCTACTTCATCATCCTCTTCGTCTGTGGAAATT TCATCCTCCTAAATGTCTTCCTGGCCATTGCTGTTGATAATTTGGCAGAGGCGGAGTCTTTGACTTTAGCACAGAAGgagaaagcagaggaaaagaaTCGCAAGAAAGCACTCAG GGCAAGCATACCTGATAAAGTATCAGAAGAGAAAGCAAACCTGGCGAAGAAGTTGGCTGAGCAAAGGGCTAAAGGCATCGAGTGCATGCCTACCACTGCCAAG CTCAAGATCGATGAGTTTGAGTCAAACGTCAATGAGATTAAGGACCCTTTCCCTCCAGCAGACTTTCCAG gtgatgatgaggaagaggacccTGATATACCAGAAAGCCCCAGACCTCGTCCAATGGCAGATCTGCAGTTGAAGGAGGAAGCCGTGCCGATGCCAGAAGCcagttctttttttatctttggaCCTCAGAACAA GTTCCGGAAGCTCTGCCATCGTATTATTAATGCAACCACCTTCACCaacatcatcctcctcttcatcctgctGTCATCGGTTTCTTTAGCGGCTGAGGATCCCATTGACCCTATGTCTTTCAGGAACCAG GTGTTGGCCTATGCTGATATAGTCTTCACTTCGGTGTTCACAGCAGAAATTGTGCTCAAG ATGACAACATACGGGGCCATTCTTCACAAAGGGTCCTTCTGCAGGAACTCCTTTAACATCTTGGATCTTCTGGTGGTCAGTGTGTCTCTCCTCTCAATGGGCATGGA ATCCAGTGCCATCTCAGTGGTGAAAATTCTCAGAGTGTTGAGGGTGCTTCGACCCTTGAGGGCTATAAACAGAGCCAAGGGACTGAAG CATgtagttcagtgtgtgtttgtggctgtgaAGACCATCGGAAACATTGTACTGGTCACCATGCTTCTAGACTTCATGTTTGCCTGCATTGGAGTCCAACTTTTCAAA GGCAAGTTCTATGCCTGTACGGATCCTGACAAAATGACTGAGGAAATATGCAA AGGTTCCTACATACGGTACCAGGAAGAAGCACTTCATGAAATGGTGGTCCGTGACAGGAAATGGACCAACTCTGAACTAAACTTTGATAACATCTTCAATGGCATGCTGACTCTCTTCACCATTTCTACCTTTGAAGGATGGCCAAA GATACTCTATAAAGCTATTGATTCAAACTTAGAGGACAAAGGCCCAGTATACAACAACCGAGTGGCCATCTCCATCTTCTTTATCGTCTACCTCATCCTCATCGCCTTCTTCATGATGAACATATTTGTGGGCTTCGTCATCGTTACCTTCCAGGAGCAAGGAGAGCAAGAATATAAGAACTGTGAGCTGGACAAAAACCAG CGCCAGTGTGTGCAGTATGCACTTAAAGCTCGACCACTGCGATGTTATATTCCCAAGAACCCCTACCAGTATCAAGTTTGGTACATCGTCACTTCCTGCTACTTTGAGTACCTTATGTTCCTGCTTATTATGCTGAACACCATGTGTCTGGGAATGCAG CACTGCAACCAGTCAGCCCATGTTACTCACCTGTCTGACATGCTGAACATGATCTTCACTGTGCTCTTCACTGTGGAGATGATCCTCAAACTCATGGCTTTCAAAGCCAAG GGTTACTTTGGAGATCCCTGGAatgtttttgactttgtcaTCGTCATTGGAAGTGTTGTGGATGTGATGCTGAGTGAAATTGAT GCAGCACTGGCCTCCTCTGGAGGACTTTACTGTCTCCATGGCTGTGCT GCAGTGGATCCCATGCAAGCAATTGCT TCTTCTGAGAACATGAGTGTGTCAATCACATTCTTCAGACTGTTTCGCGTAATGCGTCTGGTGAAACTGTTGAATCGCTCCGAGGGAATAAGGAACCTTCTGTGGACCTTCATCAAATCCCTTCAG gCTCTTCCTTATGTAGCACTGCTCATCCTTATGCTGTTCTTCATATACGCTGTGGTTGGAATGCAG ATATTTGGTAAAATTGCATTGGTTGATGGAACATACATCAACAGGAACAACAACTTTCAGACATTCCCACAGGCTGTGCTCCTTTTATTCAG ATGTGCCACAGGGGAGGCCTGGCATGAAGTCATGTTAGGGTGCATGTATGGGAAGAGGTGTGACCCCAAGTCCGATTACCTGCCTGGGGAAGAATACACGTGCGGATCCAACTTTGCCATCATCTACTTCATGAGTTTCTACATGCTCTGTGCCTTTTTg ATCATTAACCTGTTTGTGGCTGTCATCATGGATAACTTTGACTACTTGACACGGGATTGGTCCATTCTTGGTCCTCAGCACTTGGATGAGTTTAAGAAAATCTGGGCTGAATATGACCCTGAAGCTAC AGGTCGTATTAAGCACCTTGATGTGGTGACACTTCTACGGAGAATACCTCCACCTTTAGGATTTGGCAAGTTTTGTCCACATCGCATTGCCTGCAAG AGGTTGGTCTCCATGAACATGCCCCTCAACAGTGATGGAACTGTAACCTTCAATGCCACACTATTTGCCCTGGTTAGAACTGCactgaaaataaagacagaag gtAACTTTGAAAAAGCCAACGAGGAGCTGAGGgcaataataaagaaaatctgGAAGCGCACTAGTATGAAACTACTGGATCAAGTCATCCCTCCTATTGGAG ATGATGAGGTGACAGTGGGAAAGTTCTATGCCACTTTCTTAATCCAGGATTATTTTAGGAAATTGAAAAAGAGACAGGAAGAGTACTATGGCTACAGGCCCACCAAGAAAAGTGCTACCCATGAAATACAG GCAGGACTGAGGAATATTGAGGAAGAGGCAGCTCCAGAACTCCATAGGACCATTTCTGGAGACCTAATAACTGAAGAAGACATGGACCGAGCAATTGATGAAACTGCTGAGGAGACACCCTTCAGG AGACATAGTCTCTTTGGAAACCACTCAGATCCTTTCTTTGTTGAGGCCTCTGGCAACCAGGCCACTCACCAGCGCCCCCTACAGATGGCTGAAGGAGTCATGAATAGCATTATATAA